The Haematobia irritans isolate KBUSLIRL chromosome 1, ASM5000362v1, whole genome shotgun sequence DNA segment agaaacttctacgaaagaatgttatccacaattgaattacttgggttgtgatatcttaaaacttcttaacatcattttctaaattgtgagttagtccatacgtggtatatacacacaaaaaaaaatttttctgattcaatcacgaaattaattgatccaattaattttttaattgaaatgtcttctatcacgaaaatgatagtatcaatcacagttttaattgggcatagaaaaaattcttgattaaaatattaattgatgtcattagcaattttcaattaattttttaattgattcaattaaaaatttaattgattttgaatgcaaaccccaattaattttttttttaaaggtaactattttcaattactttctgaactggtttagagtttttatttggattaagaaatgttcatcactttttttaactgacttagtcttccgaatttgattaaaaagttaattgtatcaattaattttttaattaaaaattttaaaattttcaatcattgacttaattaactttatgttctatcttgattaaaaagttaattgtatcaattaatttattaattgaaaaaatagtcaacttcaattaactttttaattggaaatattttggtgatatttttttctgtgtattagacaaaaaacttatgtataggtaagtacaatgaaccaaatttcaaatgactcgtatgaaatttgctcctccaagaggctccaaaaccaaatatctggatcggtttatatgggggctatatatgattgatatggaccacttttggcatggtggttaaatatcatatatcaccaccacgtatcaaatttcaaccagatcggatgaattttgcttctccgtgcttgcatgggtgtttgaggccatatagtaacatcatgtaccaaatttcaaccgaatcggatgaattttgctcttccaaggggctccagaggttaaatctggggatcgttttatatgggggctatatataattatggaccgatttcgaccaatttttgcatgggtgtttgaggccatatagtaacaccacgtaccaaatttcaattgaatcagatgatctttggtcttccaagaggctgcggaggtcatatctggggatcggtttatatggaccgatttcgaccaatttttgcatggttgttagagacagtaTACtaccatcatataccaaatttcagccggattggatgaagtttgcttctcttagaagctccgcaagccaaatctggggatcggattgtatggggccatatataaatatgaaccgatgtggaccattttttgcatggttgttagagaccatattctaacaccatgtacataatttcagccggatcggatgaaagttgcttctcttagaggctccgcaaaccaactccggggatcggtttatatgggggctatatataattatggaccgatgtggaccaatttttgcattggtgtttgaggccatatatattaacaccacgtaccatatttcaactgaatcagatgaatttcggtcttccaaggggctcaggaggtcaaatctggggatcggtttatatgtgggctatatataattatagaccgatttcgaccaatttttgcatggttattagagaccatatactaacaccatgtaccaaatttcagccggatcggaagaaattttcttctcttagaggatccgcaagccagatctgggggtccgtttatatgggggctatacgtgaaagtggaccgatatcgcccatttgcaataccatttgacctacatcaataacaattaattgtgccaagtttcaagtcgataccttgtttcgttcggaagttagtgtgatttcaactgacggacggacatacttagatcgactcagaatttcacctcggttttgcctcaaaatagtcctcagtttcggcgatcacctcttcattgcagccaaattttttcgctgcgagcatccttttgaagtctgagaacaagaaaaagtcgctgggggccagatctagagaatacggtgggtggggaagcaattcgaagcccaattcatgcatttttgccatcgttctcaatgacttgtggcacggtgcattgtcttggtggaacaacacttttttcttcttcatatggggccgttttgccccaAGCTTcgcagacggttcaccggtcgctgtccactcagccgactgtcgattggactcaggagtgtagtgatggagccatgtttcatccattgtcatatatcgacggaaaaactcgggtgtattacgagttaacagctgcaaacaccactcagaatcatcaacacgttgttggttttggtcaaatgtgagctcacgcggcacccattttgcacagagcttccgcatatccaaatattgatgaataatatgaccaacatgttcctttgatatctttaaggcctcttctatctcgatcaacttcattttatggtcattcaaaatcattttgtggatttttttgatgttttcgtcggtaaccacctcttttgggcgtccactgcgttcaacgtcctccgtgctcatttcaccacgcttgaattttgcataccaatcaattattattgatttccgtggggcagagtccggaatctcattatcaagccaagtttttgcttccaccgtattttttcccttcagaaaacagtattttagcaaaacacgaaattcctttttttccattttttcacaataacaaaagttccttcacaaaagacgctctatctcataaactaattgacttacagacgtcaaattttgacacgaattatttgaaagttggtactatataaaaataatatgcatttaatattagcgacgctcagaccggggacttatcagccaacctgttacattctCCTTACGGCTAAATATTGTTTCTCTATTTTCACCCATAGTGGAAATGCCCATATGTATAATGCAATAAGTGTGTATGGCAATACTTGCCATTAGCCAAAGGCGTGCGTTACCAAAAAATGGTAACCACTTTTTCTACTTCTTGTTTTTCATTTAACTTATTTGGTCAACAAAttagaaagtaaaatttttaagaagctggatggtaaagaaaaaatcagcatcagaagaaaaaaaaaacaactcatcAACTGAAAGGTAGCAAACaaccaaaaaaaacaacacccaAAACTTCTCTTCTTTCGTTGGAATGGAATAATGTATGCTGGGGTCTTATTAGTGTGCAAATCTCTTTGTGCAGTGAAACCTCCCAAAAATGGACACCCatggttttgtaaattttgtccactaTAGCAAAAGTCTCACACcaattgtccacttttgaaGATGTCAGGTTtttagagtgtccaagtttgagggaGTTCACTGTATTTCTGGTCGATTTTGTTTTAGCAAAGCTCTATGAGGGGGCATAGCTTCACAACTCAGCTTAAGCTATCAAAAATCTATTCGcaacaaaaaaatcatttgaGTCCATCTAttgataagttttttttttggatttttgtttggttttttaaTATGagtattagtttttgttttgtttttatattttaattagcaACATATTGAGTTGAaactgttttctttttattgtagTTGTAATTGCTTTTGGGCTATTTCCGTTTCCAATACAATTGGGGAGTTtcagttttgtttgtttgggtGGCTTCTGGTTAATTTCACTAATAGAAACAACATAAATAGATATATAATATTATACAAATGAACAAAGATTGTATTAGAAATATTTGCACTGCCAATGCCAATAATAGTAACGGTTTTATTATGCCCACTATCATgggaacaaacatttttttcgtagACGTAGACTTTTATTTGTCTCAGGACAATTTAGGCCTTTACTCCTGTACAGTAAAGGTCAATTGTTTGCTGCGTGAACTTTCAAAACGATTGGGTGTTTTAATATCCATCAATGCCAAAATTCCAATGGATAGAATTCCACAAAGGAATAGGGTCACCAGTACACCGGCCCATATGGGTGCTGTGGTGAAACCTACACAGTCATAGACATCACCGAATTTGGAGGCACCTTCCAGCCAAGGTTGTACCTAGAAAAGAGGACAAAGCAATaagttagtaaaaattttaaatcgtggAACGGCGGTGTGCTGGTctggaccaaatattctatatagactatataaaatattttatacatcaaaaacaaaaaacaaaaattaaccaTGAAAAATAATGTAAgtattgtttagaaaatttttaacaaaatacaatataatacaaataagcaaatattttttgtcaaattaaagaaaatttattattctttAATTTGGGACAGACTATCATGGTTGCTACAGTCGGTAGATTCctaacaaaaatggtagattttttactgtattATAGAGTtaaatagaattcaaatttggtctaatttttttttttatagaataaaaatttttatttaaatacaattttatttctatggtaatacaattttgtcaaaattttatttcaatagaaaattttgtctaaattttatttctatagaaaattttgtaaaattttatttctataaaaagttttgtcaaaattttatttctatagaatatttggtcaaaattttatttctatagaaaatttattgacaatttttttttctatcaaaaattttgtcaaaattttgtttctatagaaaatattgtctaaattttatttctatataaaattttgtcaaagtattatttctgaagaaactattgccaattttgacaaaattttctataaaaataaaattttgacaaaattttcgatagaaataaaatataacaaagttttctatagaaataaaattttgacaattttttttttgaaatcaaatttagacacagttttccatagaaataaaattttgataaaattttctttagaaataaaatttcgacaaaatttcctatagaaataatattttgacaaaattacctatagaaataaaatgttgacaaaattacctatagaaataaaatgttgacaaaattttttatagaaataaagttttgactaaatattctatagaaataaaatgttaacaaaattttctataggtacaaaattttccattaaaataatttttttaattttctgtgaaaactcattttctataaaaatttgatgcaaagcttcaaattaagattttttaattttggtatttctatagaatatttgttcaaaattttatttctttagaaaattttgtcaaaattttatttccaaagaaacttttgtcaaaaattttgtcaaaattatatttctatagaaaatattgtccaaattttatttctatataaaattttgtcaaattattatttctgtagaaacttttgtccattttgacaaagttttctatagaaataaaattttgacaaatttttttatagaaataaaattttgacatttttttaaataaaatttagacacagttttctatagaaataaaattttgacaaaattttctatagaaataaaattttgacaaaatttcctatagaaataaaatgttgacaaaattttctatagaaaaaaaatttgacaaaattttctatagaaataacattttgacaaaattttttatagaaataaaatctttgaaaaaattgtctacagaaataaaactttgacaaaagtgtctatagaaataaaattttggcaaaattttctatagaaataaaattttaacaaaattttctatggaaataaaattttaacaaaattttctataaaataaagttttaacaaaaatttctatagaaataaaaatttcactaaatattctatagaaataaaattttgacaaaattttctatagaaacaaaattttccataaaaatattttttttcatttgctgtgaaaatacattttctacaaaaatttgatgcGAAGCttcaaattaagattttttaaatttggtaatattttcttcgaattttggtagtttatttttggtcCGAGtggcaaattttaacaaaattttgtatggaaataaaattttaacaaaattttctataaaataaagttttgacaaaaatttcaatagaaataaaattttgactaaatattctatagaaataaaattttgacaaaattttctatagaaacaaaattttccataaaaatattttttttaattttctgtgaaaaaacattttctacaaaaatttgatgcaaagcttcaaattaagatttttaaatttggtagatttttggtaatatttttttcgaattttggtagtttatttttggtccgagtggcaaccgtgctgactatatcataccctaaaccagccCTATAGAATTCGTAACTGAGACCATTATGGGAAAAAAGGTTATTAAGGGCAAAGTTTTGAAAATGGGGAGCTAAATTTGAgaccggttaataaataaggctattatgaccaacttttggaaaatcgggcgatacatatatatatatatatatatatatatatatatatatatatatatatatatatatatatatatatatatatatatatatatatatatatatatatatatatatatatatatatatatatatatatatatatatatatatatatatatatatatatatatatatatatatatatatatatatatatgggagctgtatttgAATATGAAcccatttccatgattttttgcacatatggtTAATACAatagaagattagagtaagcccactttgagtacgatcggttgataaataagggacttatgaccaaatttgggaaaatcgggcgatatatacgtatatgggaactatatgtaaatctgaaccgatttcgatcataATTTAAACTCTTCAAGGTTGGTAAATTAGATTAATTTGTGGCAAATGTGACGCCGATCGGTTggtaaatgagcgcaatctgaacccatttatcGAAAACGGGGCAAATAGCCATCAATATTGATCTGACAGGAAAACAATGattcactggtagaaaaagattccttatattaagaaaatttatcatTAAAATTGATCCAAAATTGAGTCAACAAAAAAATCTCTGTTAAACTTCGAAACGTTTCATACTATTAGCAAAAACATTAATGGTCtcgaagaaaattaaaaactatcgtcgattcaattttaatgaaattttatttatttattcgtataacaacaacaaatcgaaatctatATTTTGAGACTATTCCTGAATTCACCTCATCGTTCTAGTTTATAGTATATGCGGTCCATTTAAAATCGGTAAATGTATCAATTTCATAATTACCAAAATACCGTTTtgattattttctaaaaatgattcaaaatttcaaaatcaatatattacctgataatctcGTATCTGCAAGGTGTCATTTCcatttgtgaacattaaatgtCTCGACGAGCAtcgatatgaaaatttcaatggtGCCGAAGGTACATCATAAGTTCCACCAACCACTTTGAGTACAGTTTCGTTATCTTTGTAACGGACTTCAACAGCTTTCATTGCCCATGTTCCATATTTCAGAGTGAAATTAAAACGCAGCGTAACCTTTTCCTCGTCAACTTTAAAAATTATACTTAAACGACCATAACCTTTGGATCTTTGATCATCGAATGTGATTTCCTTGTTGTGTTCTTTTAGAATAAGTTTCGTCTGATTGATGGTCAACTCAGGTGCTGAATTGACATGAAGAACAGCTTTTTGTCCTGAAAGTGATAAAACcagtataatataataaatcgtagcaacattaatttttgttttatcgaACGAATCGATAGACTATGTAGTATTTCAGCGAATCTAAATAAAAACTCGGTGAAAAATTGATATTCATAATTCTCAAGAACAAAATCAGAATATCGGTAAATATGTTACATCTAAGGATAGGTTCACACTAGGAAGATTTGccaaaaatgagtgtcaaacttatGTGTAGGAGTACTTTTGAAATATCTGGATacagtttttggaaaattctctAATAATCATAACCAAATATGGTAGATGGTTTGGAAGATTTCCCAAAAtactcctctccaactaagagtaagtacctaaaattttccacagaaataaattttttaaaaaaatttctatagaagctaaattttgacaaaatttcctgtacatttgatacaatttctatagaaataaaactttgatacaaatttctctagaaataaaatcttgacaaaattttctatagaaaaaaattgacaatatgtgcagagaaataaaattttgacagtattttctataaaaaaaaaaaacaagtaaggaaagtctaaagtcgggcggggctgactaatatatattataccctgcaccactttgtagatcaaaattttcgataccatatcacatccgtgctatatataaaggtttttcccaaatacatacatttaaatatcactcgatctggacagaatttgatagacttctacaaaatccatagactaaaaatttaagtcggctaatgcactagggtggaacacaatgttagtaaaaaacaagtaaggaaagtctaaagtcgggcgggaccgactatattataccctgcaccactttgtagatcaaaattttcgataccatatcacatccgtcaaatgtgttgggtgctatgtataaaggtttgtcccaaatacatacatttataaatcactcgatctggacagaatttgatagacttctacaaaatctatagactcaaaatttaagtcggctaatgcactagggcggaacacaatgttagtaaaaaaaaatatgggaaacatttaaatctgaagcaattttaaggaaacttcgcaaaagcttatttatgatttatcgctcgatatatacgtattagaagtataggaaaattagagtcatttttacaacttttcgactaagcagtggcgattttacaaggaaaatgttggtattttgaccatttttgtcgaaatcagaaaaacatatatatgggagctatatctaaatctgaaccgatttcaatcaaattttgcacacatgactatactaccacttgtattccttgtgcacaatttcaagctaatcgggataaaactctggcttctgggtccctataggtgcatatcgggcgaaagatatatatgggagctatatctaaatctgaatcgatttcaaccaaatttggcacgcatagctacaatgctaaatctactccctatgcaaaatttcaaccaaattgggccaaaactctggcttttaggactatattagtccatatcgggcgaaagatatatatgggagctatatctaaatctgaaccgatttcaatcaaattttgcacacttaactatactactaattgtactcctagtgcaatatttcaaccaaattcggccaaaaatctggcttctggggccatataagtccatatcgggcgaaagatatatatgggagctgtatctaaatctgaacccatttcaatcaaattttgcacacttgactatacgactaagtgttatgtttgtacaaaatttcaagcaaatcggtataaaacattggctgctgggtccatattagtgcatatcgggcgaaagatatatatgggagctatatctaaatctgaaccgatttcttccaagatCTATagcgttctattctgacccaaattaggaacatgtgccaaatttgaaggcgattgggcttaaattgcgacctagaatttgatcacaaaaatgtgttcacagacagacggacagacggacatggttatatcgactcagggacccaccctgagcattatttccaaagacaccatgtgtctatctcgtctccttctgggtgttacaaacatatgcactaacttataataccctgttccacatcgggcgaaagatatatgtggcgcagggtataaatatgacattttgaaaagattttatacagaaaaaattgaccaaatgtctacagaaataaattttgacagaattttctacaaaaaaattaaattttaataaaatttcctatagaaaaacaatttataaaatatctgtagaaataaaattttgacaaaattttttatagaaaaatattgacaaaatttctatagaaataaaatttttataaaatttctctacaaataaaattatagcaaaattttctatagaaataaaattttgacaaaatttttctatagaaatgaaattttgacaaaattttctatagaaataaaattttgacaacattttttatggaaataaaatgtagacaaaataagattctttgtttggtagttttttggtaaaattttctccaaatttaagtagattatttttataccctccaccgtaggatgggggtatattaactatgtcattccgtttgtaacacatcaaaatattgctctaagaccccataaagtatatatattctgggtcgtggtgaaattgtgagtcgatctgagcatgtccgtccgtccgtccgtctgttgaaatcacgctaacttccgaacgaaacaagctatcgacttgaaacttggcacaagtagttgttattgatgtaggtcggatggttgcaaatgggccatatcggtccacttttacgtaaagcccccatataaacggaccccaaaatttggcttgcagaccctctaggagaagcaaatttcatcctatccggcttaaattaggtacatggtgttagtatatggtctttatcaaccatgcaaaaattggtccacatcggtccataatcatatatatcccccatataaaccgatccccagatttggcttgcgaagcctctaagagaagaaaatttcatccaatccgcctgaaatttggtacatggtgttagtatatggtctctaacaaccaaaaattggtccacatcggtccataattatatatagcccccatataaaccgatccctcgatttggcttgcggaaccactaagggaagcaaatttcatccgatccggctgaaaattgctacatggtgttagtatatggtctctaatgaccgtgcaaaaattggtccacatcggtccataattatatatagcccccttataaaccaatcacgagatttgacctccggagcctcttggaagaccaaagttcatcggattcagttgaaatttggtacgtgatgttaatatatggcctaaaacacccatgcaaaaattggtcgaaatcggtccatacttatatatagcccccatataaaccgatcacgagatttgacctccggagcctcttggaagaccaaaattcatctgattaagttgaaatttggtacgtggtgttaatatatgacctcaaacacccatgcaaaaattggtccaatcggtccataattatatatagcccccatataaaccgatccccagatttggttttggagcctcttggaggagcaaatttcatccgagtcagttaaaatttcgtacattgtgctagttaacaaccatgcctaactaggtccatatcggtcttcgaTTGACCACCAGAACTCCCCAGCCGCAGGTGGTAATGGTGTGGCCGCCAAAATGGCTGATGGTCGCTCCCCGCCCGTATTCATCGACCGtatacacaaacaaaaattttctaaattgatccaattaattctatgattgaaatgtcttcaattacgaaaataatggtattaatcacagttttaaatttacataaaaatatttgattaaaaaattaattaaaaataaaaattaaaaacaaattaattgatttgatttcaaaatttcaattaattttttaattgattcaattaaaac contains these protein-coding regions:
- the VhaAC45RP gene encoding vhaAC45-related protein, coding for MKLFYFTLVLGLVTLSSANINGPYLLWGHANVVNLQPQALVEASESDFSNLFRDAKAIVIFVRNNTRRLDAQKYPKFHQLIRDNSWSYLPQHSLLADPFNYNANIEVINLSGPVEESDSEIVGGFADALSIYGEGEVLGILASREEEAHFIAKREAGEGEGDAGISTTSSPPGPEETEDSYIFVASGQKAVLHVNSAPELTINQTKLILKEHNKEITFDDQRSKGYGRLSIIFKVDEEKVTLRFNFTLKYGTWAMKAVEVRYKDNETVLKVVGGTYDVPSAPLKFSYRCSSRHLMFTNGNDTLQIRDYQVQPWLEGASKFGDVYDCVGFTTAPIWAGVLVTLFLCGILSIGILALMDIKTPNRFESSRSKQLTFTVQE